A genomic window from Aphelocoma coerulescens isolate FSJ_1873_10779 chromosome 30, UR_Acoe_1.0, whole genome shotgun sequence includes:
- the HOOK2 gene encoding LOW QUALITY PROTEIN: protein Hook homolog 2 (The sequence of the model RefSeq protein was modified relative to this genomic sequence to represent the inferred CDS: deleted 1 base in 1 codon) yields MAAGRDACGALLTWLQTFDPPSPCAAPPDLASGVTLAHVLHKIDSSWFDETWLGQIREDTEGSARIKVNNLRKVLQSVLEYWQDVLGQAVAEQHVPDVAPAAQHGDPEQLGKLVRLVLGCAVSCERREEHIQRIMTLEESVQHEVMTAIQELLDPELSEPMAAETYGNFDTQSRRYYFLSQEPPEEAGGGSGQRCRELEQQVATLLEEKGHLAAENRALREQLDSDAAGAKKLLRLQTQVEELQEENYRLESGKEELRARCSRLEQEARGLQLRAQELSGLAGEARALRDEMDLLRASSARAGRLEAAVATYRGRAAAAGELRRWVRALEERHAAQARRAAHLQQQLGRAQASCAQLEAARRQVEELSGQQAEAALRAEKWHLEFRHLQERFEALSQEKERLLEERDALREANEELRCAQVQQSYLGQADAGLEGGPAPPRNLAAEILPAELRDTVTRLRRENRRLRLQRDQLRHRLEATEAAEPRTAQGRPQEEELLLLEETPEDLDELPEGEEEEEELESSRAGSAFRGSTRSPPQKPSVPPGDPPGTPPLAPVLQLLRNQLQEKDALIRHLESDWERSRAQREREERLLVTAWYNMGLALQQQQEGGTAPRGLPSGAQSFLAQQRLATIARRARIPHGRVPSS; encoded by the exons ATGGCGGCGGGGCGGGACGCGTGCGGGGCGCTGCTCACCTGG CTGCAAACCTTTGACCCCCCCTCGCCGTGCGCGGCCCCCCCAGACCTGGCCAGCGGGGTGACCCTCGCCCACGTCCTGCACAAAAT CGATTCCTCCTGGTTCGATGAGACGTGGCTGGGCCAGATCCGGGAGGACACCGAGGGCAGCGCTCGGATcaag gtgaACAACCTGCGCAAGGTGCTGCAGAGCGTCCTGGAGTACTGGCAGGAT gtGCTGGGCCAGGCCGTGGCGGAGCAGCACGTGCCGGACGTGGCGCCGGCCGCCCAGCACGGCGACCCCGAGCAACTGGGCAAACTGGTGCGGCTGGTGCTGGGCTGCGCCGTGAGCTGCGAGCGGCGGGAAG AGCACATCCAGCGCATCATGACGCTGGAGGAGTCGGTGCAGCACGAGGTGATGACGGCGATCCAGGAG CTCTTGGATCCGGAGCTGTCGGAGCCGATGGCGGCTGAGACCTACGGGAACTTCGACACTcag TCCCGCCGCTATTACTTCCTGAGCCAGGAGCCCCCCGAGGAGGcc gggggggggtcggggcagcgctgccgcGAGTTGGAGCAGCAG GTGGCCAcgctgctggaggagaagggaCACCTGGCCGCGGAGAACCGGGCGCTGCGGGAGCAGCTCGACTCGGACGCCGCCGGCGCCAAGAAGCTGCTGCGGCTGCAGACGCAggtggaggagctgcaggaggagaactACAG GCTGGAGAGCGGCAAGGAGGAGCTGCGGGCGCGCTGCTCGCGGCTGGAGCAGGAGGCGCGGGGGCTGCAGCTGCGGGCGCAGGAGCTCAGCGGGCTGGCCGGGGAGGCGCGGGCGCTGCGCGACGAGATGGACCTGCTCAG GGCGTCGtcggcgcgggcggggcggctgGAGGCGGCGGTGGCCACGtaccggggccgggcggcggcggcgggggagcTGCGGCGCTGGGTGCGGGCGCTGGAGGAGCGCCACGCCGCCCAGGCGCGCCGCGCCGcgcacctgcagcagcagctgggccgCGCCCAGGCCAGCTGCGCACAGCTGGAGGCCGCCCGCAGGCAG GTGGAGGAGCTGAGCGGGCAGCAGGCCGaggcggcgctgagggccgagAAGTGGCACCTGGAGTTCCGGCACCTGCAGGAGCGGTTCGAGGCGCTGAGCCAGGAGAAGGAG CGGCTGCTGGAGGAGCGGGACGCGCTGCGCGAGGCCAACGAGGAGCTGCGCTGCGCGCAGGTGCAGCAGAGCTACCTGGGCCAGGCAG ACGCGGGGCTGGAGGGGggcccagcccctccccggaATTTGGCGGCTGAGATCCTTCCCGCAGAGCTCAG GGACACGGTGACACGGCTGCGACGGGAGAACCGACGGCTGCGGCTGCAGCGGGACCAGCTCCGGCACAg ACTGGAGGCCACGGAGGCGGCCGAGCCTCGGACAGCACAGGGGAGGccccaggaggaggag CtgttgctgctggaggagaccCCGGAGGACCT ggATGAGCTgccagagggagaggaggaggaggaagagctggaGTCCTCCAGGGCTG GATCAGCATTTAGAGGTTCCACGAGGTCGCCCCCCCAAAAGCCCTCGGTCCCCCCTGGGGACCCACCCGGGACTCCCCCTTTGGCTCCcgtcctgcagctgctccgcAACCAACTGCAGGAGAAGGACGCGCTGATCCGGCACCTGGAG AGCGACTGGGAGCGCAGCCGGGCACAGCGGGAGCGCGAGGAGCGGCTGCTGGTCACCGCCTGGTACAACATG ggcctggcactgcagcagcagcaggagggagggacGGCGCCGCGGGGCCTCCCCAGCGGGGCTCAGTCCTTCCTGGCCCAGCAGCGCTTGGCCACAATCGCCCGGCGAGCACGGATCCCTCATGGCCGGGTTCCCTCCAGCTGA
- the CDC37 gene encoding hsp90 co-chaperone Cdc37 isoform X1: MVDYSVWDHIEVSDDEDETHPNIDTASLFRWRHQARVERMEQFQKEKEELDKGCRECKRKLAECQKKMKELEVADPESGKGELEKLQAEAQQLRNEEKSWENKLEELRKKEKNMPWNVDTLSKDGFSKSVFNVKPEEKEETEEQKEKKHKTFVERYEKQIKHFGMLRRWDDSQKYLSDNPHLVCEETANYLVIWCIDLEVEEKHALMEQVAHQTIVMQFILELAKSLKVDPRACFRQFFTKIKTADQHYLEGFTEELEAFKERVRGRARARLEKALREYEEEERQKRLGPGGLDPVDVYESLPAELQKCFDVKDVQMLQDTISKMDPTEAKYHMQRCIRGIPKSLRGIPKSLRGSPNPSGESPNPLGSPQIPQGAPSPFPEHVPVPQEAKYHMQRCIRGIPKPFGESPNPSGGSPNPSGGSPNPSGGSPIPSGIPQPPP, from the exons ATGGTGGATTACAGCGTGTGGGACCACATCGAGGTCTCGGACGACGAGGACGAGACTCACCCTAACATCGACACCGCCAGTCTCTTCCGATGGCGGCACCAG GCCCGCGTGGAGCGCATGGAGCAGTtccagaaggagaaggaggagctgGATAAAGGCTGCCGGGAGTGCAAGCGGAAACTCGCCGAGTGCCAGAAGAAGATGAAGGAGCTGGAAGTGGCGGACCCGGAGAGCGGGAAAGGGGAGCTGGAGAAGCTCCAGGCCGAGGCCCAGCAGCTGAGGAACGAGGAGAAGAGTTGGGAGAACaagctggaggagctgcggaagaaggagaagaacaTGCCCTGGAACGTGGACACGCTCAGCAAGGACGGCTTCAGCAAG AGCGTTTTCAACGTGAAACccgaggagaaggaggagacggaggagcagaaggagaagaaacaCAAAACCTTCGTGGAGCGATACGAGAAGCAGATTAAACACTTCG GGATGCTGAGGCGTTGGGATGACAGCCAGAAATACCTCTCGGATAACCCCCACCTGGTCTGCGAGGAGACAGCCAACTACCTGGTCATCTGGTGCATCGATCTGGAGGTGGAAGAG AAACACGCGCTGATGGAGCAGGTGGCCCACCAGACCATCGTCATGCAGTtcatcctggagctggccaaGAGCCTCAAGGTGGACCCCAGGGCTTGTTTCCGGCAGTTTTTCACCAAAATTAAG ACAGCGGATCAGCACTACCTGGAGGGCTTCACGGAGGAGCTGGAGGCCTTCAAGGAGCGGGTCCGGGGCCGGGCGCGGGCGCGGCTGGAAAAGGCCCTGCGGGAGtacgaggaggaggagcggcAGAAACGCCTCGGGCCCGGCGGCCTCGACCCCGTGGACGTCTACGAGTCCCTGCCTGCC gagctgcagaaatgCTTCGATGTCAAAGACGTTCAGATGCTGCAGGACACAATCAGCAAAATGGACCCAACC GAGGCCAAGTACCACATGCAGCGCTGCATCAgggggatccccaaatccctcagggggatccccaaatccctcagggggtccccaaacccctcaggggAGTCCCCAAACCCTTTGGGgagtccccaaatccctcagggagcccccagccccttccctgagcACGTTCCTGTCCCACAGGAGGCCAAATACCACATGCAGCGCTGCATCAGGGGGATCCCCAAACCCTTTGGGgagtccccaaatccctcagggggatccccaaacccctcaggagggtccccaaacccctcaggggGATCCCCAATCCCCTCAGGgatcccccagccccctccctga
- the CDC37 gene encoding hsp90 co-chaperone Cdc37 isoform X2, which produces MVDYSVWDHIEVSDDEDETHPNIDTASLFRWRHQARVERMEQFQKEKEELDKGCRECKRKLAECQKKMKELEVADPESGKGELEKLQAEAQQLRNEEKSWENKLEELRKKEKNMPWNVDTLSKDGFSKSVFNVKPEEKEETEEQKEKKHKTFVERYEKQIKHFGMLRRWDDSQKYLSDNPHLVCEETANYLVIWCIDLEVEEKHALMEQVAHQTIVMQFILELAKSLKVDPRACFRQFFTKIKTADQHYLEGFTEELEAFKERVRGRARARLEKALREYEEEERQKRLGPGGLDPVDVYESLPAELQKCFDVKDVQMLQDTISKMDPTEAKYHMQRCIDSGLWVPNAKGGDGADKGAGEAVYEEIQKENGAEDKGKP; this is translated from the exons ATGGTGGATTACAGCGTGTGGGACCACATCGAGGTCTCGGACGACGAGGACGAGACTCACCCTAACATCGACACCGCCAGTCTCTTCCGATGGCGGCACCAG GCCCGCGTGGAGCGCATGGAGCAGTtccagaaggagaaggaggagctgGATAAAGGCTGCCGGGAGTGCAAGCGGAAACTCGCCGAGTGCCAGAAGAAGATGAAGGAGCTGGAAGTGGCGGACCCGGAGAGCGGGAAAGGGGAGCTGGAGAAGCTCCAGGCCGAGGCCCAGCAGCTGAGGAACGAGGAGAAGAGTTGGGAGAACaagctggaggagctgcggaagaaggagaagaacaTGCCCTGGAACGTGGACACGCTCAGCAAGGACGGCTTCAGCAAG AGCGTTTTCAACGTGAAACccgaggagaaggaggagacggaggagcagaaggagaagaaacaCAAAACCTTCGTGGAGCGATACGAGAAGCAGATTAAACACTTCG GGATGCTGAGGCGTTGGGATGACAGCCAGAAATACCTCTCGGATAACCCCCACCTGGTCTGCGAGGAGACAGCCAACTACCTGGTCATCTGGTGCATCGATCTGGAGGTGGAAGAG AAACACGCGCTGATGGAGCAGGTGGCCCACCAGACCATCGTCATGCAGTtcatcctggagctggccaaGAGCCTCAAGGTGGACCCCAGGGCTTGTTTCCGGCAGTTTTTCACCAAAATTAAG ACAGCGGATCAGCACTACCTGGAGGGCTTCACGGAGGAGCTGGAGGCCTTCAAGGAGCGGGTCCGGGGCCGGGCGCGGGCGCGGCTGGAAAAGGCCCTGCGGGAGtacgaggaggaggagcggcAGAAACGCCTCGGGCCCGGCGGCCTCGACCCCGTGGACGTCTACGAGTCCCTGCCTGCC gagctgcagaaatgCTTCGATGTCAAAGACGTTCAGATGCTGCAGGACACAATCAGCAAAATGGACCCAACC GAGGCCAAGTACCACATGCAGCGCTGCATCGACTCGGGGCTCTGGGTGCCCAACGCCAAAGGGGGGGACGGGGCGGACAAGGGCGCCGGGGAGGCCGTGTACGAGGAGATCCAGAAGGAGAACGGCGCCGAGGACAAGGGCAAGCCTTGA